Below is a window of Planctomycetes bacterium MalM25 DNA.
TCGCCTCGGGCGAGTTCCGCTCGCTCAACGTGATGATCCTGCTCCGCCAGCCCGACGCGCCCGACCGGCCGCGCGACGCGGTCGGCCGCCGGCTGTTCGGCAACCCGGACGACGCCTTCCTGCAAGCCAAGCCCGCCCAGGGCCTCGTGACGCCCGCCGAGGTCCGCTCGATGGCGCTCGCACAACTCGACATCGCCCCGGCGAGCCTGGTGTGGGACGTCGGCGCGGGGACGGGTTCCGTGAGCGTCGAGGCGGCCCAGATCGCCCGCGAGGGCGCCGTCTACGCGATCGAGATGGACCCGGAGGACCACGGCCTCATCCAGGCGAACTGCGACCGCTTCGGCGTCGCGAACGTGATCCCGGTGCTCGGCAAGGCGCCCGAGGCGTTCGACAAGCTGCCGGCTCCGGACTGCGTGTTCGTCGCCGGCGCGGGACGCGAAGTGACACGGCTGGCCGTCGAGTCGTTCGCCCGCCTGCGCCCCGGCGGCCGGCTGGTGGTGAATCTGATCTCGATCGATCACATCGCCCAGGCACGCGACGCCCTCACCGAGGCGAGTCGCTCCGCCGGCGCCGAGCCGCAGATCGGCGTCTGGATGGTCAACATCGCCCGCGGCGCCGACCAGTTGGAACGCCTGAGCTTCGAGCCGCTGAAG
It encodes the following:
- the cobL gene encoding Precorrin-6Y C(5,15)-methyltransferase [decarboxylating] encodes the protein MASLSIIGIGDDGLNAASAAVRERIAAADVLLGDDRALALLGESAPGDRVRLSGDLEQLATQIDAIGDRTAALVVFGDPMFYGLARFLFERFGKERFEVLPHVSSMQLAFARVMESWDEAYLTDLATHPLPAVVEKIRTAQKVGLFTNPDVGPADVAQAMLDRGVDYFTAYVCENLGARDERVTTGDLVEIASGEFRSLNVMILLRQPDAPDRPRDAVGRRLFGNPDDAFLQAKPAQGLVTPAEVRSMALAQLDIAPASLVWDVGAGTGSVSVEAAQIAREGAVYAIEMDPEDHGLIQANCDRFGVANVIPVLGKAPEAFDKLPAPDCVFVAGAGREVTRLAVESFARLRPGGRLVVNLISIDHIAQARDALTEASRSAGAEPQIGVWMVNIARGADQLERLSFEPLKPNFLLAAVKG